A stretch of DNA from Micromonospora peucetia:
GCCTACGGCCCGGCAGAGCACCGTGGCGGCCATTCCGGTGAGCAGACGCCGTTGTCGGTCGCGGGCCGGCAGAACGTCCGTGTCCGCTGTGGTCAGGGGCGGCTCGGCCCGCACCGACGTAGCGACTTCCCGGGACAGGGACATCACTCACCCGCCGATCGGCGGGGTACGCAGTCCGCCGCCGGGCGCCTCGGCGTCGCGCCACGGCCACACACCGGTCGCGGCCGCCAGCTCATGTGGCTCTGACGGAGTATCGCTTGAAGCGCAGTGCCGGCTTCTCCACCAGGTGCCATGAGGCGACGGCACAGCCCAGCGTGAGCGCGACCAGCAGGATGACCAACGCCGTGCCCCGTACCGGCCAGTGGTCGCGGCCGGCCCAGATGAAGACGTTGACGAGAGGCATGTGCCAGATGTATGCCCCGAAGCTGAGGTCACCGATACGGGCTGTCAGCCCTTGAAGGACGGCAGGCCCTCGGTGCCCCATCCAGAACACCAGGTAGGAGAGGGGAACACCGGCCAGTACGCCGAGCAACACCCGGCCCGAAGGGCCGACCAGGTGCTGGGTCCAGGTAAGCGCGCCGTACCCGCAGAGCACGGCGAGGGCCGTCGCGCCGGATCGGGGTGCCAGATGCCAGGATCGCGACCACATGACGCCGAGCAGGAAGTAGCCGAGCCACGGTAGGACGGAGACACCGAGCAGCCGTGCGATCTGGTTGTCGCCAGCCGTGCTCAGCGACCACGCGTACAGGCCACAGCCGGCCACGGCGACGACGACCGCGCCGTACATCATCGCCCGGAACGACCGACGAACGGCGACCAGCACCAGTGCCGGCACGATCAGGTAGAAACCGATCTCGGCAGGGATCGTCCAGAGGCTGCCGTTGACCACGCCCGTCCCGAAGTCCCCGAAGAGTGCCGGATGGTAGACCGGCACAAGGAACAGGGTGCTGGCGAACCAGCCCGCGAAGTGGACGTCGGTGAGCGATCGGGCATCCACGACACCGACGATCAGCAGGAGGCCGGTCATCGCCAGCAGATAGACGTAGATGGCCGGAGCGATGCGGAGAAACCTGTTGCGGAAGTATTCCGCCCAGCCTCGGCCGCTCTGCTGACACCTGAACGCCGAGCTGAAGACCAGCCCGCCACTGATGATGAAGAACACGGCAACCCCATCGCCGAACCACCTGCCGCTGCCCGGCTCGTACCACATGAAGCGACTGCCAGTGTGCTCAACGGTGTGTTGGACCACAACCGCGAGTGCCGCCACCAGTCGGAGCAAGTCGAAGCAGTTGCCGTCCTGCCGACGTGGCGTTCCGGTTCGGCGGGCCGCCGAACGGGCGATGGCCGTCATGTGATGTCGTCTCCCCGCGATCGACGTGTCCGTGCAACTGCCGGGCCGGTGGTCCCATCGATCGCATACCGCCGCCCGTGAAGAGAATCGAGGAATCCGGCAACGGGCTGGGCGAACCGTCGGTAGTCGAAGGAGGACTCGGCGGTGGCCCTCGCCGCCACCCGCATCTCCTCGTGCTGTGACCGGGGCAGCATGGCCGCACGCCGCAACACGCGCTCAAGCTCGGTGCTGCTGTGGTCGACGCAGACGAACCCCTGCCGGCCGTCCTGGAGGTAACGCCCCATGTCGCTGGTCAGGTTGGCGATCACGGGAGTGCCGCAGGCGAGACTCTCCACGAACTTGGTGGGGAAGCCCGCGTGCGTGAACCGTTCGGACGGCCGGACAAGGACGCTGAAGTCCGCGTTCCGGACGATGGCCTCGACGTCCTGCTGCGGCACTCGACCAGGCACTCGAACCGAGGAAGGAAGGTCTGCGCCGTCGAGCAGGTCGCGGACCTGCTCGACAGTGGGTCCGTAGACCGAGAGGGTGACCGGCGTCCTGCGGCTGACCGCGTCAGTCGCGCGGATGATCGTCGTCAGGAGATCCTTGCGACCCGGTGTTCCGAAGTACACGGCGTTGAGCGGACCAGCCTCCGTGGTGACCGCATGGCCGCCCGGCTTCACCTCGAACACGTCCAGGGTCGGCGGCACCAGCAGGACCCGGCAGCCGCGTTCCCGGTAGTGGCGCTCCAGCAGGGAACTGATCGCGATGATGCCCTGACAGCGGGGATACTGATGTCGCAGGGCGAGCTTCGCGCTCAGGTGCGGTGGTCCGAGTGCTCCACCCGGCATCTGGTGCGGGGCGTACCACTCCACGACGTCCGCGACCAAGGCAACGCCGTTGCGGCGGCACCATCGGCCCACGCGGGCCATGTACTGGGCCCCGCCGCCGTAGACGACGACGCACTCCGGGCGGGTGGGCTGTTCGTCGAGCCACCGTACGGTCCGCTCACCGAGGCGGACGACCATCTGGACCGCCTTCGACACGAT
This window harbors:
- a CDS encoding acyltransferase family protein — its product is MTAIARSAARRTGTPRRQDGNCFDLLRLVAALAVVVQHTVEHTGSRFMWYEPGSGRWFGDGVAVFFIISGGLVFSSAFRCQQSGRGWAEYFRNRFLRIAPAIYVYLLAMTGLLLIVGVVDARSLTDVHFAGWFASTLFLVPVYHPALFGDFGTGVVNGSLWTIPAEIGFYLIVPALVLVAVRRSFRAMMYGAVVVAVAGCGLYAWSLSTAGDNQIARLLGVSVLPWLGYFLLGVMWSRSWHLAPRSGATALAVLCGYGALTWTQHLVGPSGRVLLGVLAGVPLSYLVFWMGHRGPAVLQGLTARIGDLSFGAYIWHMPLVNVFIWAGRDHWPVRGTALVILLVALTLGCAVASWHLVEKPALRFKRYSVRAT
- a CDS encoding glycosyltransferase; the encoded protein is MTGAGTWIAYVGPFRFPWGEPGSRRVFGLAQSMAAAGRDVVVVSGESGPKTPVTVSTAGAGLLRHVGAGERPSADASIVSKAVQMVVRLGERTVRWLDEQPTRPECVVVYGGGAQYMARVGRWCRRNGVALVADVVEWYAPHQMPGGALGPPHLSAKLALRHQYPRCQGIIAISSLLERHYRERGCRVLLVPPTLDVFEVKPGGHAVTTEAGPLNAVYFGTPGRKDLLTTIIRATDAVSRRTPVTLSVYGPTVEQVRDLLDGADLPSSVRVPGRVPQQDVEAIVRNADFSVLVRPSERFTHAGFPTKFVESLACGTPVIANLTSDMGRYLQDGRQGFVCVDHSSTELERVLRRAAMLPRSQHEEMRVAARATAESSFDYRRFAQPVAGFLDSLHGRRYAIDGTTGPAVARTRRSRGDDIT